From the Pseudodesulfovibrio indicus genome, the window CCAGGATGGCGGGTTTGCGACCGCGCCAGCCGAGCACCACCCGCTGATGGAAAAGAAAGGCGAAGAGAAACCAGACGGCCAGGGAGCCGATCTTCACGATGTCCCAGGCAAAGGGCTTGAAGGGCGCGATAATGTACCAGGAAAAGGAGGAGAAGAGGCCCAGCGTATAGAGGGGGAATCCGAGGAACACGGCCCAGCGGTTCACGCTGTCGAACTTGTCCAGGGAGGGGACGGTCTGGCCGCCCATGGCCGCCAGCCCGGCCTTGGTCTTGAGCTTGCGGTTGTAGTAGAGAAAGGCGATGCCCGCGCCGAGCGCCATGAGCAGGGCCACCAGGGTCAGGACCAGGGAGCCGATGTGCAGGCCGAAGAAGAGCGCGGTCAGGTGCGGAGGCCAGACGACCCGGATGCCGCCGAGCGCCAGGGAGGCGATGAAGAGGAGCAGGGCGAACGGCAGGGCGGTGATGGCTAGGTATTCAAGCTTGAGCCGCCACCAGAGGAAGAAATACAGGGCCAGGGCGGACCAGCCGATGATGTTGAAGTAGATGTTCCCCGCGCTCAGGGCCCCCGGCGTGTGGTTCAGGGTCAGGCCCAGATCAAGGGTATTGAAGGCGAAGCCGAGCACGGCCATCCAGATGGCCATGCGCTTGAGCCGTGGGTTGTCCACGGACACGCCGGTCAGGAAGAGCACGGTGCCGAGGCCGTACAGAATGATGATCAGGACGTGAAGGGTATCAAACAAGCCCATCAAGCAACTCCGGGATGTTGTCGTGCAACGGTTCG encodes:
- the ccsA gene encoding cytochrome c biogenesis protein CcsA, whose product is MGLFDTLHVLIIILYGLGTVLFLTGVSVDNPRLKRMAIWMAVLGFAFNTLDLGLTLNHTPGALSAGNIYFNIIGWSALALYFFLWWRLKLEYLAITALPFALLLFIASLALGGIRVVWPPHLTALFFGLHIGSLVLTLVALLMALGAGIAFLYYNRKLKTKAGLAAMGGQTVPSLDKFDSVNRWAVFLGFPLYTLGLFSSFSWYIIAPFKPFAWDIVKIGSLAVWFLFAFLFHQRVVLGWRGRKPAILAIWVFAGMCVSLIHHAITFRAMP